The following nucleotide sequence is from Anopheles stephensi strain Indian chromosome 3, UCI_ANSTEP_V1.0, whole genome shotgun sequence.
GTTTTCGACTAACCCCGTGTAGGCAGACCCTAGGAAAGCTAACAGAGGATGCCAATACACTTGTCATTTTCGAGCGGCAGGTGTtaagagaaggaaaattaacCACAAGCCAGCGCAATGCAGATATCCTGACGGTGGTCTAAGCCGGATGGATACGAGGATTAGGACACGTGATGATGATTCCGGACTCAAACTCCGCAGGATTTCCTTCAGCAACCAATCCCAAGAGAAGTACAGCGAGCTCATTAGTAGGCCGAAGTGAAGTCGAATTCGCTCAATCCGGggcaggccaagaagaagaatattccaATCACTAAGTTACTGAGTTTGGGCAAAATGGGCCTAACTGGAGGAAAATACCCTGGCGCAGgtgcccttggtggtagcaaagggccctgagagttttccatccaccttcacctagcatatgatgttggccattgtcattcttacaagcctggtaagcttggccgggattccaaaagggCTCATTgtgtcgtacagttttaccctggctatgctgtcataggcggctttaaaatcaatgaagataTGGTACGAgtggggctgctgctgctgctgctgctgccatcttctccatgatttgccgcatcgtgaagatctgatcagtggttgattttccgtttcggaatcctctctgataggtTCCGAacatctcttcaacgaatgggacaggtcaatcttgtaagattagggagaacATCtcgtaggcggtattcaacaccgtaatacccctgtagttgctgcactctagcctatctcccttcttgtatatgggatagatgatgccaagattccaatcacaaggcatcgattcgctatcccatacctcagtaataatttgatgagcTTCTTGTTCGAGTGCTGTTTTGATTAGCTCGGCTGCTATTCCTTCGGAGCCTGGTGCCTGGTTATTCTTGAGCCACGATAGCCCACCGGTAGCCTTTCTTGTCTGATCAATGCTAGGTGAAAGTAGCATGctatcatctgctagtggagcctctagctgttcgctgaactgatcatttagcaattcatcaaagtactgacTGAGGCCATCGCGAaaggacctctggctggtaactgacccatccttattccgacagcaggtctccttatttcttttgaaattatttttgtttttacagcGTTCCACCGTTTGCTCGTAGTATCACATTCGTTTGctggtagtagagcctcacCTAAAGCGGCTTTCAATGCCTGTTTGACGTGACCGTCCTTtagggagtccgtgttgagccgaACCTGCGTGTTAACTCCGTCCCCTTTGGCGCggggacgggcgattctgcaacgaatcactaagccaactaaatagtgatcggaatcgatgttgccccctcgatacgttctgacgttcaacaagctTGTCGAGCTTGTCTTCGGCGTTTAATCAATCTAATTGGAACTGGCTCCAAGGGGGGGAACACCCACGTAGCTTTGTGGATGTCCCGACGCGCAAACTTGGTACTTCCCACAACcagattgtttgcagctgcaaactaGACCAATCTATTACGGTTGTCAGTACTGCGCTCATGTAGACTGTGACTTCCAATGCATTGGTGGTACATTGGCTCCCTACCgacttttgcattgaagtccCCCAGGATGATTTTAGCATCATGTCTGGAGCCTGATTGGCCGGACTGGCCAATGATTTTTGCAAGGCGGCCGTAGAACAGGTCCTTGTCCTCGTCCTCCTTATCTTCGGCAGGGGCGTGAAcgttgatgaggctgatgATGAAGAATCTGCCTCGCATGCGTATACCCTATCATTAATAGCCTTGAAGCTGATGATCTCGGATTTCAGCCATAGGCCGACGGCTGTAGTAAATGTCGTAGCGGTTACTGCCATGCCCACACACCGTTCCCTAGCCAACGGATCTCTTGCAGAGCTACGAGGTCCATGTTCAGTGTGGCTAGGGCGTCATCTAGTTGCTTCAAGGCTCCGGCTCTGCAGAGAGTGCATAACTTATTCTAGTCGAAAGATATTCCAGGTGTGATATCCATTTCACCATACATAATACATTAGTACCGTATTCAATATTCACCCCAGATAAAGCTTTCACAATATTTATTGAGCCGCTCGTCACTGAGGGTCCTCGCTTCAGAAGCAGCACATGAAATAATCTGGTGCACAGCGTGCCACCGATATCTGTATCCTGGCACAGTTCCATATACGCTCGCAACGGCAGCGAGATTTAAAGTTTCGATACTTGTGCCGCCGGACCTTCGAGGCCAGCGATTCAGCCGAAGTTTGCGCATTTACGCCCTGGTCCGCTCGAGAGGTGGAACGAATTTTACTCCTTTTGGCGTAACCGACAACGGTTTTGTCACCGTTTGTCAGTGGCCGATCCGTTTTGCTCCGGTCGCCGTAGAGCAGTAGTTCGTTTTGGCGCCCATCGGTACGCACTGTTTGTTGGCTTTTGCGTTCACGCGTTTTGTTGCCGGTGGACGTGGAGTTACCGACGATCGATAGTTTGATGAATTTATTCTCAACCATCATCCCATGCTCAAGTGCTCGGCCACTTTCGTTCGCTAGCTTGGTGTGCAGTAGCTCGGTAGACATAGAGCTGTTGGCCGTTGTTAGTATTGGTTTGATCTGAACGAGTGTTACGCTTCCGGTGGTTCCATTTGATGGGAAGGCACGGTTGCCATCGTTAAGATTGACAATTTTAAACTGCCCCGTAATCGGTTGAACTATGCTCAGGAGAAGGAGGAGAAGGTAGATGGGTATCCATACCAATTGTAACCTAAAAATATAAGAATGTtatactttatttatttatttattttttctacttGTGTCTCCACTGTAGCTGATGCGTTGCCCATCTGAACAAACCAAAACCGCACTGCACTTTTTACACCTGTGCGAAAACATTTCCAAAGTGCGAATGTGAGTGCAAACTATAATATTGTGCAGCGCACCAAAATATCCAATGTTGGAAGCAATGGGCAAACAACGGCGTGAAAAGCGGCTGATAAATGGTAACAGTGATCAATATTTACAATCCACTGTTTGGCCAGGGCTTATAATATAAGCAAATAGTGCCGAACCGTGTGTACGCCGGCTGTTAGCATCCTCATGTCAGCTCCCAAAAACATGTAATTGCTGATGACGTACATAACCAGTGCACAGTGCACTTTCCGTATGCCGCAAGCATATCCATCCTTCCTGGATGGATACTGGAAGTTACGATCCTATCTCGCCACCATTAAGCGCAACCTGTTTTAAAGGTAATAACATCCTGACCTTTTTG
It contains:
- the LOC118512396 gene encoding uncharacterized protein LOC118512396 isoform X1 gives rise to the protein MGQSQRLQLVWIPIYLLLLLLSIVQPITGQFKIVNLNDGNRAFPSNGTTGSVTLVQIKPILTTANSSMSTELLHTKLANESGRALEHGMMVENKFIKLSIVGNSTSTGNKTRERKSQQTVRTDGRQNELLLYGDRSKTDRPLTNGDKTVVGYAKRSKIRSTSRADQGVNAQTSAESLASKVRRHKYRNFKSRCRCERIWNCARIQISVARCAPDYFMCCF
- the LOC118512396 gene encoding uncharacterized protein LOC118512396 isoform X2; this encodes MQWVRLQLVWIPIYLLLLLLSIVQPITGQFKIVNLNDGNRAFPSNGTTGSVTLVQIKPILTTANSSMSTELLHTKLANESGRALEHGMMVENKFIKLSIVGNSTSTGNKTRERKSQQTVRTDGRQNELLLYGDRSKTDRPLTNGDKTVVGYAKRSKIRSTSRADQGVNAQTSAESLASKVRRHKYRNFKSRCRCERIWNCARIQISVARCAPDYFMCCF